One Vanacampus margaritifer isolate UIUO_Vmar chromosome 20, RoL_Vmar_1.0, whole genome shotgun sequence DNA window includes the following coding sequences:
- the zdhhc20b gene encoding palmitoyltransferase ZDHHC20-B isoform X1 has product MAPTHVLRCCQRGLAWIPVIFIAMVVCWSYYAYVVELCIFTITSIGKQVVYLIFFHLSFIMFVWSYWKTVFTKPANPSKEFCLPKAEKERYEKEERPESQQEILWRAATSLPLYTRTGAGAIRYCDRCQVIKPDRCHHCSACDMCVLKMDHHCPWVNNCVGFSNYKFFILFLAYSLLYCLFIAATVLQYFIKFWTLCRRKSAENCPKNDLQETHSHAKFHVLFLFFVAAMFCISILSLFSYHLWLVGKNRSTIEAFRAPVFRTGSDKNGFSLGFCKNIAQVFGDQKKYWLLPVFTSQGDGLTFPTRLVNVDVEQPTVTLHPEPNKSEVTVSPFSESQNRLLSNEQNTNNMVQHAADNPIKSALTDSTTVSMESES; this is encoded by the exons ATGGCGCCCACTCACGTTCTGAGATGCTGTCAACGGGGACTAGCATGGATACCTGTGATTTTTATTGCTATGGTCGTCTGCTGGTCTTATTATGCCTACGTGGTGGAACTTTGTATAT TCACCATCACTAGTATAGGAAAACAGG ttgtTTATCTCATCTTCTTCCATCTCTCCTTCATTATGTTTGTGTGGTCTTATTGGAAGACCGTCTTCACAAAGCCTGCAAACCCTTCCAAAGAG TTCTGCTTGCCCAAGGCTGAGAAGGAGCGCTATGAGAAGGAGGAGCGGCCAGAATCCCAGCAGGAGATTCTGTGGCGAGCGGCCACCAGCCTGCCGCTTTACACCCGTACAGGAGCAGGAG CAATTCGTTACTGTGACCGCTGTCAAGTGATCAAGCCAGACCGTTGCCATCACTGCTCCGCGTGCGACAT GTGTGTGCTGAAGATGGACCACCATTGTCCCTG GGTGAACAACTGTGTGGGGTTCTCCAACTACAAGTTCTTCATCCTCTTCCTGGCCTACTCGCTGCTTTACTGCCTGTTCATTGCAGCCACTGTGTTGCAGTATTTCATCAAGTTCTGGACC CTTTGCCGGAGAAAATCGGCTGAGAACTGCCCAAAG AATGACCTGCAAGAGACTCACTCACACGCCAAATTCCATGTCTTGTTTCTCTTTTTCGTGGCGGCCATGTTCTGCATCAGTATCCTCTCCCTCTTCAGCTACCACCTGTGGCTCGTCGGAAAGAACCGGTCAACTATAG AGGCGTTCAGAGCGCCCGTTTTTAGGACCGGGTCCGACAAGAATGGCTTTTCGTTGGGGTTCTGTAAGAATATCGCACAGGTGTTTGGAGACCAGAAGAAGTACTGGCTGCTGCCAGTCTTCACCAG TCAAGGAGACGGTCTGACGTTCCCCACACGTCTCGTCAACGTCGACGTAGAGCAGCCGACAGTCACCTTGCACCCAGAGCCTAATAAAAG TGAAGTGACGGTGAGCCCGTTCAGTGAGTCACAGAACCGCCTCCTCAGCAACGAGCAGAAcaccaacaacatggtacaacATGCGGCTGATAATCCCATCAAGTCAG CCCTAACTGACAGCACCACCGTCTCCATGGAGAGTGAATCCTAA
- the zdhhc20b gene encoding palmitoyltransferase ZDHHC20-B isoform X2, whose translation MAPTHVLRCCQRGLAWIPVIFIAMVVCWSYYAYVVELCIFTITSIGKQVVYLIFFHLSFIMFVWSYWKTVFTKPANPSKEFCLPKAEKERYEKEERPESQQEILWRAATSLPLYTRTGAGAIRYCDRCQVIKPDRCHHCSACDMCVLKMDHHCPWVNNCVGFSNYKFFILFLAYSLLYCLFIAATVLQYFIKFWTNDLQETHSHAKFHVLFLFFVAAMFCISILSLFSYHLWLVGKNRSTIEAFRAPVFRTGSDKNGFSLGFCKNIAQVFGDQKKYWLLPVFTSQGDGLTFPTRLVNVDVEQPTVTLHPEPNKSEVTVSPFSESQNRLLSNEQNTNNMVQHAADNPIKSALTDSTTVSMESES comes from the exons ATGGCGCCCACTCACGTTCTGAGATGCTGTCAACGGGGACTAGCATGGATACCTGTGATTTTTATTGCTATGGTCGTCTGCTGGTCTTATTATGCCTACGTGGTGGAACTTTGTATAT TCACCATCACTAGTATAGGAAAACAGG ttgtTTATCTCATCTTCTTCCATCTCTCCTTCATTATGTTTGTGTGGTCTTATTGGAAGACCGTCTTCACAAAGCCTGCAAACCCTTCCAAAGAG TTCTGCTTGCCCAAGGCTGAGAAGGAGCGCTATGAGAAGGAGGAGCGGCCAGAATCCCAGCAGGAGATTCTGTGGCGAGCGGCCACCAGCCTGCCGCTTTACACCCGTACAGGAGCAGGAG CAATTCGTTACTGTGACCGCTGTCAAGTGATCAAGCCAGACCGTTGCCATCACTGCTCCGCGTGCGACAT GTGTGTGCTGAAGATGGACCACCATTGTCCCTG GGTGAACAACTGTGTGGGGTTCTCCAACTACAAGTTCTTCATCCTCTTCCTGGCCTACTCGCTGCTTTACTGCCTGTTCATTGCAGCCACTGTGTTGCAGTATTTCATCAAGTTCTGGACC AATGACCTGCAAGAGACTCACTCACACGCCAAATTCCATGTCTTGTTTCTCTTTTTCGTGGCGGCCATGTTCTGCATCAGTATCCTCTCCCTCTTCAGCTACCACCTGTGGCTCGTCGGAAAGAACCGGTCAACTATAG AGGCGTTCAGAGCGCCCGTTTTTAGGACCGGGTCCGACAAGAATGGCTTTTCGTTGGGGTTCTGTAAGAATATCGCACAGGTGTTTGGAGACCAGAAGAAGTACTGGCTGCTGCCAGTCTTCACCAG TCAAGGAGACGGTCTGACGTTCCCCACACGTCTCGTCAACGTCGACGTAGAGCAGCCGACAGTCACCTTGCACCCAGAGCCTAATAAAAG TGAAGTGACGGTGAGCCCGTTCAGTGAGTCACAGAACCGCCTCCTCAGCAACGAGCAGAAcaccaacaacatggtacaacATGCGGCTGATAATCCCATCAAGTCAG CCCTAACTGACAGCACCACCGTCTCCATGGAGAGTGAATCCTAA